The sequence TACAGTCCGTCTCATGAAAGCGACTATAGTGATTTCTTATCACCGACAAGAAGTGTTGAAAACGAGTTAGAGCACGATGCGGATTCAGATTCATCTGGTGAAGATAGAGTGTTTGAAAATAAAGCACGTGgtcaagaatttaaaaagaaactcAAAAGACGCACATCTTCTAATGTATTTACATTTAAAAGACACGCTGACAATGTTCAAAACATGCAGAAAGTTAATATAGACGAATTTACAGAACTTGATTTAGATTTAGCCAACACATACAAACATTTAAACTCTAATtccaaacaattattttttcaaaaaaagtcaCATTCTTTTTCCTCCTCTACTGACGAAAATGATTCCAGAAGTTCTAGCTCTAAAACACTCCCCTTAAAAGCAAATATTGAATCAATTTCTTCTACATCCACAGAGGAGTGCGATGATTTGAAACATAGATCAAAGAAAACAAGTGCAGTAGATGGCCTTCTGTTTGAAATTTACGATAGATACCATAGCCGTGGTGAATTATCACATGTCGTAGACAGTGATATAACAGAGTGCTCAACTACTAGCTTTACAAGTGTTTATGTTGCTTCAAGTTTTGAAAACGATGATCGTCCAAGATTGGACAAAAGTTATTTGCAAACCAAAGGTAAACTTGTGTTGCACACATACATGTTTCTTTATGGGTAGACCTTGTTACCGAGAATCTTCTTTTATCTGTGatattttcacaaaaagaatttatttgtttattatatataaaatttttcccATGCATTTCCCAAGTAAATACATTACTTGGGCAGTATTAACTTTGTACTGCAGTACAGTCCTAATGTGATACAACTCACATGAATAATTACTTCATAACACATAATAATTATATTGCTAGAAGATGACTAAATCAAGGAAACTTATTGTTCAAACAACAATAACCTGTGCAAgttgattttgaaaatattttaatgctGAGTCTCTAGAatacatcaacaacaacaattaaaaatatgaaaataaactttactgtATTATTATAGTAACTCGCCATAGAATGAATGTGGtaagaaagtaaaatataaaaacaagttttaaaatagCATAAGCTTTTCGGTTAAAACCATCCTCAGTGCATACATAGATGTAACATTATGGTAAAACCTCAAAAggaatgttatatttttatatttatattttaagttttaatagTGAAACTTGAACTATGAGAAAATAATCACAGTATTGTTTTATCTCTCAGAAAAATCATAAATGATTTGTCTGTCTGTAATAggaaaagtggatgtgttcatttacCTTTAAAGTCACAGAAAAATTTATGTCTTATTTCTTAACACCTTATAGCATGACGTCATTGCTGAAAAGAATAAACCTCATTTTCCACATGGGAAATTAGGCGCCACCTGGGACTAAATTGAGaacattttctaaaacaaacCTGCTTCAGAAAGTTCTATAAAATAGAGAAAAcagataaaatttcaaaaaaaaaatgttttgtactTTGGCGTGttcttgctgacatcagcaatatTTTTACACCCTTAAAATCTCCTTTAGAGttttaaaggcgcgtaatcaccctgtaggcaactttttttgaggtacctatttcattgtaaaaattgaaagatatacatgagaaaacgttattctgaaaattttattcaaaactgacaaccagaacatgttcaaatgtttcatagaaatagcaattctcttcgcctacagaaccgctattacatttcattgtacgaatcatgcgataataaacgcacggcaaaatcgatcatatggttgctggattcatgccattacagaaaataaaatgaatgtgGGACAGATGGgtttccatcgtaatgcttttataaatatatcaacaaagttccgaacatgataaatcagataaatcaatcaaAGTATCTGTGTTACTCTTTTTTATTTACACGTTTTATGTTCTTATTTCTCCTTttatgctctaaatttaattatctccataatGCTTCAACTATCTTTAACTATCACAATGTGCATTCTCCCCCGTTGGGTTTTTTTgcttataatatgcaataatcccggtcatgctaataaaaaaagacagaGCGTGATAAGcgttaattatcataattattaacCATGACACAATGttgtgatttcttctttctgtttcgTTTTGTCTGTtgtctccaaaaacaatggctaacagaataaagagaaaattaattttttcttctatgTCTTTCTAATAGAAACTCCTgagataaaatttctttctattttttgaTACCATGttttacatttgtttttttacaaagaaaaaacaaccaaAAATACGACGTGAACGGAGCCTACCATAATGGCGATATTATCGAACTCCATCTCAGtgctcatttaaagttaaggcTGTTTGTTTACCTACAGTTTCACACGAACATTTTGCGACAGCCCGCTTATTAGACAggaataagagatcaacaagatcgttaaatatggcggctagaaaaaaacaacaataagtttaagatattaaagtaccattatttcTATTTCTAGTAAGTTTTATATCCTCAAATTTTTAGGAAAGGCATAACTCCGTctgaactttaaaataaataaaaaaaaatgtatatgttaattttttttgaaaaggggaATTACGCGCCTTCAAGCTCTATAAAATAAAGGTAACGGGCAAAGAAAtttctaaaacaaattttttcagAGTAACAACAGGGTCATTACTgacattaaaattcaaataacgaGTCTTCTCCGTtgttttttctgcctaagtggatttttccacagactTTTAGACTAAAAACAAATGTAGATGTCCTAAACATGGACTCAATTAAAGCTTTATTTATAATTCACCCAATCACTACTCTTTGCCTCTATTTGGATCACCAATTCAGATAGGGTAAAAAGTTTAACGCAAAAAGCTATTTAAAATAGATACCCCCTTAGTTATTGCCTCCCTTCCATAAGTTTCTAATAAAGTATATATggaatttattaatttatataaTAAGTTTAATTGAAGCAGATAAAGTCAGCCTTTTGTTCATCATaaaattaaatgatttttttctttgttttgcaGAAGTTGAGGAGTTAGAAAAAATGGTAAGAGAACTAAAACGTGGTACTAACATGCTATCGTCAAAACTAGTACGACTGCTCAAACAAAGAGACCGATCAGCTCACAAGATACAAgacaatttcaatgttttaacTGCTTTGTTGCAAGCTATGTCGCAGAAACGAcgtatgaaacatttttaacataagtattttttttctgtgtaaataacaaagaaagaaaatgtcGAACTGTAATCTGCAATTGATTTGTATAATTTCTCTGGCCACAGGGTGGCCAACAGTTATTGAATTGTGCTGAAATTTTTTTGGTACTGGAAATTATATTAATACTTGAAAAAAATCATTGCTCTTGAGTTCAGAATTTTTGACAAGCGGCTTTAGGTTCAACCTTTCTTTGGCAAAAAATTACAAGAGGGTTGTTTGTGATTTGTGGTTTATGGTTGATGGTTTGATTTAAGGTTCATCAAATATCCTTTGGTCTTGGgagaattttaattaaattaaattgaatTAGGAATGAAATGAGTTgaagtttaaagattttttaacaaagaccTGATGCCATTGACTTTGTACATTAAATTTTGCCtctttttagcaatttttttattttttattttaaagaaggaGAGTGGAGGGAGGTCACCTCTACATGCCCATACATAAGCAGTTTTTAGGACATTGTTTTTATGCATTCCAATTTTATGCATTCCAATTTTAGTCGTTATGCACGTCCAATTTTAGTCCATGTCATgttaaatatacttcttaatacCTTGTCTGCTTTatagaataaaaaacatttacaaaaatCATGCACAGCCTAACTTTTtatgacatttttcttaatacaactaataaaaaattaattagatCTAAATGAGTTGCCTAAAGTTTTCAATTCTAAGaacttaaattcttttattgatATATTTCCAATTTGTAGGTGTTGATACCAGAATCCGTTTTTCATTTATACCACGTCCAGGAAAAAGAGGTTTTAGACAAGTGAGTAAATATCAAAGTAATTTATTAATTGATGTAATTGCATAAGACCCAGGATTTTCAAAAATCAAATTCCTGTTATTAATCATCAAAAAAGATCTGTTAGTCCTGTAAATTATCAGTTatctttttaagtttgttttaatttatttatgccAGTCTGTGCTCTGCTTAATCTCTTTACAGTGTACTTTTGGTAACATTGGGTATCTTCcatatgaaagtttttttttactctccTTCAAATATTGTACCCTTTTTAAGTTTCAGAAATAATAATTGTAGCTGATCACCATTCTGTTGTAAGCAATAGTGGCAAGAagaaaagatataaatgaaACGTTCACAAAACTgactttaacttttaaaagaattattctttatttttttagtggGTGGATGCTGTGAAAGCCGTTGCAAGAATATATCCTGGAGTTCCAGCCGCATGGCGAAAAAGAGTAAGGTTTTTAAGTGTCGTATTATATAAACTTATGTTTCTATACGTCTAAGataatcaataaaaaatatgaagttTCTTTCTattgaatttaaaaatgttgttttaagcAGGACTCCTCCTAAAAACATGTTAAACTTACTTTGTATCATAAATTCACTCTtacactacattttattgacatgTCCATGTCTCTCCAAATCCTTGTacaatgtatatatgtatatatatatggtagcttagctgcgtaagtagtgagacgcacgcaatgcggtataaaaaggacgggcaaacccgtgtatttttccacgggctaacgactagtgtaaaaaatttcgctaatatgaaaaattaaaatgcagCCATTGGAATAAGGATAAAAGGTggcaacaattttatttttattttgtggcCATAGAGTCTATGtctgttttatttaatattgATTGAAAATCGAAATTAGCTTAATGGCAACCTTGGTGACAATAggtttaagtttttaaagaaatatatataacaaaaattaattttttataagccACATGATGGTTGCTTTGTTCTTTAATAAAACCACATtggatttttgtttgttttttcataaaaaaagcaCATTGGAAAGTTGTTTTGTTCTTTCATAAAAACACAATGGATTGTATGTTTAATTTTAGTTACTGCAACCCCTGAGAACATTTATTTCATTGTTGTGTGCAATCTTTtagtaaaagatttttaatagaGCTTAAATAATTTACGTAATTTTTAAGATaggatattttaactttttaattgttttgtgaTTTTGGTTGTTAACCTTTTAAAGTTAGAAGAACATGTCTAAAAATTAAGGGGAGGGGGGTGTTGCATTTTATAGAATCATATTTCGAAACATCattttggtgaaaaaattagACTGAcataatattttgaaataagTCGCTAAACCCATGAAAAAACAGGTTTGCCTGTTATTTTTATACCACAATGCGTTTCTGTACTTGCTGTACCatcttgcgtgacagacagacatatacaggtattatattATAGACTAAACggttacccgtggaaaaatccatgggttgcCCATCCTTTttctcacagacagacagacaaaataaggCTATTATTTAAGAGATTTTCTTGGTGAACCTGATCTGTAGATTATGGAACCATCTTAAAAAACTGTAGTTTCGAAGGTCGACATCAGctactttaaaaaacacttgaaataagtgaaaaaaattccAGCTTACACCTTGTTAGGCTTATTGTTTATTAGCCCTCATTTCTTTACGAAGTTTCGTTGCACTTACAAACTTGGCGAAATGGTCCACACATAGGCATACTTTTCAATTTGTCAAATTTTCAAGCTTACATGTAGCTATCTTACATGGTTAAATGTAAGAAAGCCAGGTTTACATAttgcattgtttatttttagaaaaatatgtgATTATTGCATACCTAAATTTATATGATACATAAAGTTGGGATTCCTTTTTTCACATGTACATATCATCACTAAATTTAACATAAATAGGTAAAGGATTATGGCGTACAAGTTCAAAATTAAAGTAGTGAATGTCAAATATATTTCTGTAACTGTAAAAATGGATTTTTCTAAAACGTGACACAGTTTTTGAACATGTTTCAAAATTAAATACAACTAACCTTGCTTGTGTTTGCAGGAAATCATTTATACCATAATTTCATCAAGTGAAACAAATTACCCATGTCAACCCAATTTCGtattttttggattttacaATACAAAACAGTAAATTTTAGCCTTCTATAATGAGTGGTTGGTGTTAAATGATTCTTACCTTGATGAGGTAACTTGAAGGCTTCACCAGTCTCTAATACTATTGTATTGGTTactgaaagataacaacagaattaacacaaATCGCAATATCAACATTGCCACCagtaacacaattttaaagccaacacaagtagaatatcaaattgcatgctgcaactgtttgtcataGTCAACatgacaaacaaattaaaatcatcaaaaaaaacacaacggtaATCACTACAATCAATTATTGTAGAGATATTTTGGATGTCTCCAAAACCTCAAGCAACTTGTTTGGAGACGCTCCATGTTTTGTCAAGCAGTCGGCTAATTGGTGTTTTCCTTCAACCCACTTGACAGTAATCTCATCTTGTTCCACCATCTGCCTCAATCTGGCTATATCAACTCGCAATCTCAAATCCTTTGTGACATTTGTCGTTTTCAAGGTTTCAAATAATGACTTGTTGTCGATAATACAAGTGATCTTTGGAACCTTCGTCAACTTGCAGATTTGCTGTATGACATTGGCCAAATAAAAACTAGCATCAGCTCCTTCACTCAGAGCAAGTGTTTCCGAAGCAATTGGGCTTTTGGTTACCCTTTGTAGTTTTTTTGATTGCCAGCAGATTGGTATAACTTCGCTCAGGTGTTTCACAAATATGATGAATGCACCTTGTGATGATCCACACTTCAAACTGGCATGAGTTGCATCTGTGTAGCaaataatttcacaatttttcatatttgcaaTTTTGGCAATGGTTATTGCAACATgctttctcttaatttttcgaATAATCTTGTTGGcatctttcaaattttgaactGTAGGTTCCTTGCCATAATTAGACGTTTGGCAACTATCATAAGCCACATCAGGGCGGGTTTGTCTGGCCACCCAAGCAATTTGCCCACTCAACGATCTCAGCATGGTCTTTTCCTTGCTAGTCAATTTTCGTTCATTGTTAACATCATTTTCAATATTAACAGTTATCAAAGACTCTATATAGCTCACttgattaatcttaattttgcttttaaattgaTCCACATCTAATCCTAGATACTTGAAGGTTGAGCTTGATTGCGTACTGATTTTGAACGTTTCGAAAAGTTTAGCAATAACTTCTTTGTGGAAAGCTGGACTACCACCATACACAAAGTCATCAACATGGCAAACAAGAATTCCAGTGATTTGCTTGACTCTATACCAGTAAAACACAGCAGGGTCGTAGGTACACATTTCACCACCAAGTTTCAACATTTCACTTCTCACTCGTTTGTACCATGCTCTAGATGCATCGTTTAACCCATACAAACATCTCTTTAGTTTCCACACTGTTCCCAATGACAATGTGTCTTTTGGTGGTTGTAAAAACAGTTCTCTTTCAATAGCATCTCCCTGAAGAAAAGCTGCAGTGATATCAAGTGAATTGATCTGCCAATCATTGCTAACTAAGATAGCCATAGCAAGTCGAAGACTTTGTTTGCCACAAGTTGGAGAATCTGTTCTCAACGATTGTGAATTTTCTTCAAAGCCTCTAGCCACCAATCTAGCTTTCACAACCCTTTTTTCACCTTTGAACTTCTCAGTTATGACCCATTTGCTTGATACAGTTGTTTGACCAGTGTCTGGAACTTCTTTGAAgacatcattttcttttaaattctgcaATTCTCTCTCCTTCGCATCAACTACTTCCTGTGAAAACATATCGACATCACACATATAGACAGGGAATTCCGGATTTTCCAGCTCGACCCATTTGGACACATCATTCCAATTGATGCTTTTTGGCTTTCTATCACCATCATTAGACACATTAACCCAATTTTTATAAGTGCCACTTTTTTTGGGTTGTGCTGAGAGAACTCTTGCACGATACCATCTTCCATTTAGATTGTATTTGATGTATGATTTTGCTTTTGGTTTCGATTCAACTTTCTTGGATTCTGTAGATGGTCTTctgaaaatgtcacttgtacagCCACTACCTTCGTCTTCTTtagtttcattatttttatgagTATCCCTGTTTTCCTCAACTTCATTTTCACTTGTGCCAGAATCTTCTTGGTCATTTTCGTCTACATTTCTAGCTTGTTCTTGATGATATTGCTCTACATCTTCAGAATCATCATAAACATCTATCACATTCTTATCAGctgtgtcatcatcatcatcatcatcatcattatcataatCATCaccaccatcatcatcatcatcatcatcatcatcattatcacaaTCATTGACGCTATCGTTCATATCACACAACTTATTCAAATGGCTTTCCTTCCTCTTGACATGATCTGACTTGAATTCACTAACTTTACAATTTTGGCTATGTTTCATCAACTGACAGGGATGCACTCGGTAAAAGTTACCACCATGTCTGACAAGCACCATTTGACCATCTTGTCCCAAAACCACACCTGGACCTTTCCAACCCTTTGTGTTTTTGCGCTTGTAGAAGACTTTTTCTCCATTCAAATACGTCTCATCAGAATATGTTCTAACATTATGTCTCAGCGCTCTTTTAATTCTCTCACTGGATTCTGCTTTAATGAAATTCTCCCTTGCCTTATGCAGAGcagatagatttttttttactatttcactTGACGTAGTTGGCTCCAATGCTGGTAAATGATCTGTCAGAATAGTGGGTGTGTTCACATTATGGCCAAATACCAATTGGTTTGGGCTGTAGCCACCATGATTCTGTAAAGAATTCTTTGCGCTGAGGGCCCATGCTAGTGCTACGTCTGGTTCACACTTCGTATCTTCAATTGTCTTGAACATGGTCTCTGCCAGAATTTTATTATGTCTTTCCACAATACCATTGCTGAAAGGAGATTCGCCTGCTGTTGTTTTTGTCTCAATATTGAGCTTTTCATTCATTTCTTGTAAAACCTCATTCGAGAATTCACCACCATTGTCAGTCAAGATTGTACTTGGTGATCCGAAGTATGCAATCCAAAATCTAAACACTCTACTGACAATGACATCTTTATGTTTCGATTTGATAAGACATCCAGCAGAGTAACGAGTTGCAGCATCAATGATATGTAAGATGTGTTGTTTATTATGTTCATAAACCTTTAAATCCATACATATTACTTGATTAAAAGTGTTTGCCAGAGGTATACCCACAACTGGTCTACTGTATGGCCTTTTATATTTGTGACATATTTCACAATTATTGCAACATTCTTCGATGCATGACAAAATTTCTTGTCATACAAATTACTATCCTTTACAAGTTTGAGTAGCTTATCTTTGCCAGCATGAGCGAATTGGCGGTGCAGTTTCATAGCTTTCTTCATTTTCTCTGTCttactaatatttttcaaattttctccatgtagaatgatttttgttcctttttgagCATCAAGATCACAATGTGTTAGTGGAAGACAATAGTGTCCTGTTGTGGTACATATTAAGTTAAttctttccttcccaataagggCCAAGTCACTGGTAAAATCTAACTTCATACTGAGAGACTTCATGGTACTACGACTAatcagtagtggtatttcaatcTCTACTATGTCAACAGACAATTTATACTTGTTGCCACCTAGAATAACTGGTATTATTAGATTTCTTGTAGCTTTCACTTCCTTTCCATCACCAAACCTATATATAGAATCAGTACTATTTGAAACTACAGCATTTTTATCTGATTCAGAGAGAGTCCCAAGATATTCATCCATCCATTTCTCCCCAGCCACTGTCTTTGTACAGCCAGAATCCAAGACACCTCTACCAAAGGATTCTCCAACAAGACAATATTGCATTTGGTCTGGAGAGGCTGCAAAAAGGGTGATATGGATCTCATTTACATCTTGTTTCTTTTCTGTAGGTCTATTGTTCCGTGATCTGAAACCTCTTTGCTCTTGATTTCTATGAGGACATTTATTAGCAAAATGTCTTGTTGAATCACATTCATGGCACCTCATGAGTTTCCCATCCTTATCAACAGGATTCATTCTTGAACGTGTATTCCTTGACAAGCTGTCCTTGGTATCAGCATGAAGATTTCCATATAAGCATTCTTGTTTCACAGGAAGAGCTCCCAAATGTGCAGCGTCTTCTGCTGTGTTCAGTTCTCCAAATATCTTCATATTGTGTCCTTCATATTCTTATACTTGAGTTCTGCACAAGTTGTACGAGccagtttttcattttcttcagaCATATTCGCAGCTGTGAGAAGAAAATATGCCCTGACAGCTTCAGGCAATGCCATATCATATTTGGATATCTTATTGTAAAGCTTCTCAAACTGCACaataaaatcaggaaatttgtCTCCACTATTCCTCTTAtagtcataaaactctttaaaagcaataaatgCTCTTGTGCTTTCATCTTTCAAATATATTGAATCTAGCTTAGATATAATCTTGTCCAAACCATCATCTGATCCCACTTCTGCAGGTGTCAGGTCGCGTACTGCCTCCCGTGCCCGACCAGTCAGTGACAGGTATACAGCTGGACcttgctttttctttggtaGTTCTGTAAACATCTGCCAGATCTCCAAATCGTTCTTCCAACTGCTATAGTCATCATCCTCTTTAAACGCTGGTGGAGCCTTCAATGTTGTTGTTGCCATTGTTCACAAACCACTTCACCAATTGGTTTGCACACACACGTGTCAACAAATAGCCAACAAAAGGGAAAGTTATCTCTCTTACCTCAAGGAACACATCCGGGTGTGTGCCCTCAATTGCTTTCTTTCAACTCAAATGTCACTCGCACAATGATCATAAATACCAGGCCAGTTGATCTGTACCTTTTAACTCTGCTACCATTGTTAAATGATTCTTACCTTGATGAGGTAACTTGAAGGCTTCACCAGTCTCTAATACTATTGTATTGGTTactgaaagataacaacagaattaacacaaATCGCAATATCAACAGTTGGTTTTGAAATTAATTGCTTGTTGTATTATTAATCTTTGAAACgattttattataatttgtagtatataatatattatagcAAGGATATATAGAAAATAAATGACATGCCTAgagctttttttttcaaagagatACATAATGTAATCCTCTTGTAATCTAGACCTGGTTATCACTTgctgaatattttttaaaggacGCTGATTGGGAGAAAATAAAGAGACTTTGTTTTAATGACAGGCGGAACCCAGATGATGATGAACTAGACACACAAATTGTTAAGGTAACTTCAAAAATCTGTACAAAGTACATAATCTGAGCAGTTACTGGTACATGTGTGGTGGTACTTATTGGCAGACCTATTTTTTATACTATACAATGatatatgaaaaaaacaatgaaaatattctAGGTGTTATTTTTGTCCTTTTTGTTCTATATGAATGTTTAGCAAACTGAAGAATTAGATATTTAAAAGTCAGTAAAAAAAACCCAACTtgttattttccattttaaaaatttggtatGAAACAGTACGGAACACCATTTAAAttgtattgaattaaaaaatcaaaattttaggaCTTACATCGTACAGGGTGTGGTTGGTTCTTTGAGCATGACACAGCTGAAGATAGGGCAAGCTTAAAAAGAGTGCTATTAGCATATGCAAGATGGAACAAATCGATTGGTTATTGTCAAGGATTTAATGTCATTGCTGCACTTATTTTGCAAGTTATGGAGGGTAACGAAGAACATGCTTTAAAAGTATGAtgtttttaaattctgtttttaatcttctttttttttttgaattttaaattttgctagTTCAGAGGGTACATGCAACtgtaataaatacaaaaataaccaATTAACCTGTTAACTGAAATTAGTtgtcatatttatttttgttggcaATGCTTGTGATACATATATATTCCTGTTTGTTTATTTAGGTGATGATATTTTTAGTAGACTATGTACTACCTCGAAATTATTTTGCAAATAATTTACGAGCATTATCGGTGGACATGGCAGTGTTACGAGATTTGATGTTAATCAAACTACCAGACCTTGCTAACCACCTTCAGCAACTTCAAAAGGAGGCTATGGATAAATCAACTAACTCCACAGCTAGTTATGAACCTCCACTCATAAACATGTTTACCATGCAGTGGTTTTTGACCTTATTTGCAACTTGTTTACCAAGGAATACTGTGTTAAGAATATGGGACACTGTTTTGTTAGAAGGGTCGGAAACTCTGCTACGTGTTGCATTGGCAATATGGGCGAAACTAGGAACGTGAGTGAATATAAGTTTTATTAACGTTATTTTTTTAGTCAGGCAAAATAAAAGTCATTTTGAGGTCTATCACACCAGAGTCGAATGAAATTGTCCATGTATTTCTTTCATTTACCTGCAATAAAACTTTTGGACATGTTTAATCATGTATATATAAGTTCCCACAAGccc is a genomic window of Hydractinia symbiolongicarpus strain clone_291-10 chromosome 14, HSymV2.1, whole genome shotgun sequence containing:
- the LOC130624923 gene encoding TBC1 domain family member 30-like; translated protein: MMSRDLQMAADIFQEELTAQPFGAHEYSPSHESDYSDFLSPTRSVENELEHDADSDSSGEDRVFENKARGQEFKKKLKRRTSSNVFTFKRHADNVQNMQKVNIDEFTELDLDLANTYKHLNSNSKQLFFQKKSHSFSSSTDENDSRSSSSKTLPLKANIESISSTSTEECDDLKHRSKKTSAVDGLLFEIYDRYHSRGELSHVVDSDITECSTTSFTSVYVASSFENDDRPRLDKSYLQTKEVEELEKMVRELKRGTNMLSSKLVRLLKQRDRSAHKIQDNFNVLTALLQAMSQKRRVDTRIRFSFIPRPGKRGFRQWVDAVKAVARIYPGVPAAWRKRTWLSLAEYFLKDADWEKIKRLCFNDRRNPDDDELDTQIVKDLHRTGCGWFFEHDTAEDRASLKRVLLAYARWNKSIGYCQGFNVIAALILQVMEGNEEHALKVMIFLVDYVLPRNYFANNLRALSVDMAVLRDLMLIKLPDLANHLQQLQKEAMDKSTNSTASYEPPLINMFTMQWFLTLFATCLPRNTVLRIWDTVLLEGSETLLRVALAIWAKLGTYFDNVLTASDFYMKMGKLIQELISDDFIDVQKLMQAVYQMAPFPWTCLIDLREKYTYDIHPFSTFTAEKDESKKIVNVKPVSDEEVAESEDEGMVGCLGFVSSQSDSPIKHRSKTEARKTMRQSKSDITKATPGAYITDQDTQNAYKAQIKEKEILRETEKMDLGKLRNQYGRMRRLQQKAMLVFNSNDFKDESNRLKNPPCAINHLFVDVSKVAPPRTRYRKPSNFPALKAPSKGTPSLKPVKESSSKIIHENDFSNSIMTTSQNNNRVNSSISPNVMADNASFTSPYVTREIQAIPDEPEAHAFSSCDDTASTPNTNSFHNNAKIPNTIHFNKKNDAELKSTSLLYQIDKSALYPSNFKPFPHRNSNAKKKVR